The region ATTCACCTAAATTTTAATCGAATTGAATCAACTAGCTAGATTGAAAAACAAAAAGCAATACCAATAAATGATCTCGCCGGAGCCAACTCTGGTGACGTGGAGCGCATGACCCATGTACTCCAACACCCTCCTGTACGGGCTCTCAGCAAAGCATGCCCGCGGCATGTCTCCCCATCCAGGATACCGCGACGCTTCCTCCCTCTCTATACCCTTCTCGTGCACGACCACTTCGAACTGCTCCTTTAGCTTCTCGTGGCTCGCCTCCAGGCTCTCGAAGCGATCTAGTAGAGTTCTCATGAGTCTCTCCGCTGACTTCCCTCCGCCGTCCATGGCGGCGATGAGCGGTGGCGCGGAAATTGCATATGGCGGTGGCGCGTAGATCAGCTCGAGGTTTTTGTAGAAGAAAACTATTTTCagtgatttaattttaaaatatggagtactataaaatgCTGCATGCGTCGTTGCGGCGAACAGGATTCCGCCACGTGGCTTCTGCCGCCTTATTTCGTGTATTGGTGAATGGTGATGGCGGCTTTCTTCATGTTGAAGATGAATAAGGTGTTTAATTATTGAGTTTTGACTATTTTTATTGCTTCATTAAGTGATTAAACATCTACTAAAGTCTAAAGTAGGATAAGaaggaattaatattttcacGATTCAAATTGTGAAGTTGGCTATTAAGTGCTCTAGTTTGAAATGAATATGAGCACTGTTTACATTTATAAGGTTAGATGGATATTGATTAAGGTAATGAGATTTTCTTAAGCATAATTAATCAATCCGTGTTCACTATTTATTTCCCCATTGTTTGTGTGTGTCAGCTAAACAATGATGACTTGAATTGATGAAATTTAAGCATAGTATATTGTTAAGAGCACAAATCTCTTAACGAAGAATCCTCGCTGACTACGTAAGCAACACACCAATTCCGGCGCCCCGAGCGATGGGGTCGGCGGCTGAAACTGAGAGACTGGCGCGGAGGATCCCTCCGTCGACAGTATTGAAAGTTTGTagagtattgcacaagtaatatgggcaaaataattcttcattcaatgaataaaaagataacaacctagccctatttataatactagaatactagcttagggaacaagaaaacaagatatgaaaaatatactatgaatcaaaagatatggggaataaaaagataactaaatatttggggAATCCTAAAATATAGGAGgatcgtaacaactcccccacggttaaaatccaccttgtcctcaaggtgggaaccatggAACCACGGGCACAGTCGACGATAGCAAAAGCATTGAAACGTCacctcctggatcaaatgcGATTAGGAACATGATCACCATCATTTCACTTATGACTCCCACCAACATTTCTACGCCGTCCCTTTCCTCTCTCGCCTTCGTCTTCACAAAATCATCCTCGATGGCTGGGACTTGGAGGAGGCTCCGGATCATGCACCGGCTCCTGACGCCGGCATCATTCCTACGCCCCCCAAACTGCTTGTCCTCCATGAATCGCTGCACAAGGACTCTTACCAGCTGGAACTCCGCAGCAGTGAGGTTGTAGGAACGCCTCTCATCACCATCTACGCTATCATCTTCATAATCATCATCAGAGTCCAAACACTTATGCTGTGAACAATTATCAACACATGATGAAGATGAATCAGTCACTCCCACCACATCCCAAAGCAAGTCCGAATCATCACTCATCTTCACAGAATGGCATTCCATCTTTGTGaactcatcatcatcaaaagTAGCCTTATCATGATTATTATCATCTACTAGAGATGATTTTGAATCATCAGTCTCTTCAAGAAAACTACCCATCCAGTTCGAGGAATCATTTTTTTCCTGATGAGCATCTGATTCTTGATCCAGGCTTGAAGAATGGCAGCCGGGAATCAATTCgatttcatagcaaaattctTCATCCACCATCTTTTCTTCAAACCCCATGATTTCAGGGCGCCAAGGTTGTGTGCTCGGGCGTGGGCTGCGCTGCTGCCGGAAGTGATCGGTTTGTCGCCTGGGTGTATCCCAACGACTAGGCAGACATTGTGGTGGCTGATCATAATCCGAGTATCCTTGCGATGCACGgtgaggcggtggttcccaacaagagggtTGCCATGACCGTGGTGGGTCGTAGGGCTAGAAGCTCGGTATTGGTCGGTTACCGGGAGGATCCCAACCGGAGGGGCGGTTGATGGGGGGGTCCCACGATGTAGGCTGTCGGTACCCCCGAAAACCCCTATCAAACTCTGTTGTGACGCGAGCTGCTGGTCTATCCCAGCTCGTGCGAGGCCACGAAGCAGTGTGCGCGCGATATGGAATCGTGCCAGAGCCAGGCTGTGCGAGCCCTGCCTCTCGCCTGTTTAAATCACGACCCGTGCCCCTAcgccggcggacatccccacaACGGACACGCCTGCCGTGATTGAAAACTGGGGGGCCGTCCTCGTCGGTCGGCCAGACGTCTCCCTGGGAACGATACCCATCGACGTCCCCGTCGTCCGAAAAATAGGGTTGATCCGGTTTGGGAAGGCGTGTGGCCTTCAACCTATCAACCCTTCTATCCCTCGCATCCAATTTAAATTCCAATTGATCAAATCTTGCCATAATTTTGTCGAGCGCTGACAAAGTAGGTACGAGCGCCCCCGATCCATTGCGCAGCGCGCTGCTTGACTCCGGGTCGTCTCGTCGTATCCGCTGCCATCCGTCACCGAGGTAGCCACTCGCCGTGAAGCGTCGGGGCTGATCGGCCATGGTTGagctctggatgaaagcaccagttgttaagagcaCAAATCTCTTAACGAAGAATCCTCGCTGACTACGTAAGCAACACACCAATTCCGGCGCCCCGAGCGATGGGGTCGGCGGCTGAAACTGAGAGACTGGCGCGGAGGATCCCTCCGTCGGCAGTATTGAAAGTTTGTagagtattgcacaagtaatgtgggcaaaataattcttcattcaatgaataaaaagataacaacctagccctatttataatactagaatactagcttagggaacaagaaaacaagatatgaaaatatactatgaatcaaaagatatggggaataaaaagataactaaatatttggggAATCCTAAAATATAGGAGGATCGTAACATATATTCATTTTAGTACAACAATAACATCTTTATATAAACAAATCCAAaatacatgaaaaataaattttaaaagaaataaactaaataaaatctAAAGAAATAAACGAAAAGAAATTCTGATTATTCaaggaaaaaatattaaaatcaattaaattgATTAACAACTTTCCATCTacttactttaattaatttaaaaaataaaaaataatttttaaaagaaataaactaaataaaatataaataaaataaactaaaagaaATTCTGATTATTCaaggaaaaaatattaaaatcaattaaattgATTAACAACTTTCCATCTacttactttaattaatttaaaaaatatataaaatattaaaattaccTAAGAAATTGGAAATTCTAAGAAGTATAGTAAAATCAAACTAATTAATCCTAACAATATATGCATCAATTTTACCTTCAAACTCATTGCCaagtaacaatttttttttttacaattaataCATAGTACAtagtataaatttaaaattcgtAATTACTAGTAACATTAATTATTAAACACTAAATCAGGCCAATTTAtaacactctctctctctctctctctctctctcacatcccttcttcttcacaaaaattCCGGCGAAACTCGGCAatccaccaccactaccaccgccGCAGCCCCTCCTTTTCTCATTATTATCGGGCGATCGACCAGCACGTCAGCTCCCGCCGCTACAGCCGTGGACTTGTGCTAGCCGCCCTTTTCTCAGCCTACACGCTACAACATCAAAGAGGCCTTATTCCTATTTGTTTATAAGGTCAACTTATTCTTCACCAATGTTGCATCTTCTTCTGCAGTGGCGCTTCTTCTTATTCGTCTTCCTCTTTCCATCTCACTCCACTCGTTTTGTAATGAGATCTGCAAGTTTGTTCGTTTTCCTTGAATCGGAATCTATGCATCTAAAATTGGATATTAGTTGTCTGTGAGATATTGAAATTTGTCGTAGAATTGTTTGGTTAATTcacatgtataaatatatattttttgtttgatttggtTTCGTGATCAacgtttgattttttttctgaaatggaaTTTGATGTGTAGTAACCGTTAATAAGCTCAtagattttataaatatatatataaaattattacttACTTATTGAGCAAGTATTTTGTGGATTGTGGATGAGTGTAGGCGCCAAACATTGGCATgtttagattctatagtttaTATAGAAGGTACACAGCATTATGAACACTCTATCTTGCAGATACACAATAGATAAACCGTAATGATGTAGCGGAAACCATGGCTGTGTGTGCTTTTATATGTATACATATAGATTTTTGTGGAATGTTGTCTGATATTTTCTTCAGGTCACTAGAAGATTTGGATTAGAGGTAATAGGAGCTCTCTGGAAAAGAATGACCTTTGCCTTTTGGTTTGAGGATTCACAATGTCAGGGGTACTAAGTGTAAGTTTTTATCTCGTTATAGCCCACTTGGTTAGAGTTTCTGATTCTGTCAATTAGCTCACTCATGCTTATgatataatatatgtaaaattaaGAAAAGAAAACTAAATAGAATTTGACTGTTATACGTTGTGCCACTTAACTGAATAGGTTATTTTTTCTTTCCAATCTAAGTGCATTTGTTTTTGGATTACGTATAAACTAAATCAACATGGAAATGTGGACACAGTCTGGTTTGAATGGATCGAATTCAAATATTCCGGATAATGCTGGAAGAGCTTTTGCAACTTCCTTTTCTGCACAATCAGGTTCATCTGGAGCTGCCTTAAACCAGTCCGGTGGTATGGCTATAAATTGCTTGGGTTGAGActtgatatttattttctataCAGATGAACGAAGtaaataatgtattttttcATCAGCAGGTAATCTTCAGGGGCTTCACAATATCCATAATAGCTTTAGCCTGTCAAACATGCCCGGGCCTTATGCATCAAGAAATTCGGGAAATATTGGTGGTCTTCCAAATGGTGTTCAACAAGCTCCAGGAAGCGTGTCTAATGGGAGATATGGAATAAATAGTCTCCCTAATGCAATTTCTCaggtaaatatatatatctagATTTGGTATGAGATTAATAATTTGAAATAGCCCTTATCCTGGTGATGACCCTTTGATGCAGCTATCTTTGGGAAGTTCACATGGACATTCAGGTCTTAATAATACAGGGGGTATGAGTATTGCTTGTTCAATTGGTTTGCATATGTCGTATTCTGTCCTGGGTTACAAGGACTAATTGCCACAAATGGATGCTTTTAGGCCCAGGTGTGCTTCCAAATATGGGAAATACAGGAAGAATTGCAAATACTATTGGTGGTCTTGTGGGCGGGGGCAATGCTTCAAGGGGGTCAAGCTCTACGGGCGTTGGAAACATCCCTGGTCTTGCTTCGCGTTTGAATCTGACAGGTAATTCTTTGCTGTTTCTCAGTGCGATTTTCTGGTGGCTCTGACATGTATTGATCACAGcctaatttgaaaataaaatgcatatcATGGGGATGCAGTTATGTCTTTAAAAATCAAGACATAACTGCACATATATCATTCACTGAATTCTTTCACTAGTtgctataaaaaaaattaaattattacgGTGACTTTTCATCATTTGCTGGTATTGGATTTTGGAATGCTGTATCCGAATCTGCTATGTATTGCTTGAGAGAAGATATTTGAAATTATGGAATCCAAATCAGAGTCTGCATCTTTCCCTTTTTTCTTAAAACTACTATTGATTGACATATTGATTTTTCAGCTCCGCAGGTGGTATCCATGCTGGGAAATTCTTATTCTGGTGCTGGTGTGCCACTTTCTCAAAACCAATTTCAAGCTGGGAATAATAGTTTTAGTTTTATGGCATTACTAAATGAGTCAAATGCCCACGACAATGCTACTTTTGATGTAAATGATTTTCCTCAGCTATCAGGGCGTCCCCCTTCAGCTGGTGGCTCTCATGGTCAAATAGGTTATTCAATTTACTAAATGTTTTTTTGGTTCCCTTTTGAAGTGGCAGAATTACTTATTTTCAAATCTCCTTGCTGTGAAGGTATGATGCAAAAGCATAACATCGGTTTTGGTCAACAGAACCAAGAATTCAGCATCCAAAATGAAGATTTCCCTGCTTTACCGGGATACAAAGGTACTTCAATATCTGCACTCCTCAAATTCTGGGATATGTTTACCACGGCTCCTTAGAGGGAACCAATCCAATTCTAGATGAAAGTCCAGATGGTTTGTGGTGTTCTATGTAATTCCATTTTCCTCAAAGAGATTCTAAGTGACTATTATTTCTCATCAAGTATCATATAATTGCATCAAAGATAGTATGCGAGTGGAATACCTTTTATAATCTTATGATAATAGATATTTTAGATTAATGTTAGTAATAGTAATAGATTGTGTCTCCTCGACCAAGGCAATAACTCACTTGTCTCATTAAATAACTGTCCATTATGGTTAAGGTCATACTCATTAGACCTTcccatttttatcataaattttgaaaaatgtccAAAGTCCTCACTCCTAGCTTGATTGCTGAGGAGTATTTACCCAATAAATAAGTGATTTTCATGGAACACTAAATTGGCTGTCTGGCTGAACTTATggattgaaaatttgaaatatgtCTTAGTTGTTGTATCTGCATTAGTAGGATAGGTGTAGACCCACCAGAGGAAGGGCGTGCTATTAGCCATTCTGGATGTAAAAGCTATGTAAAAGCAGACATTAAATTGACAACGTATACTGGATGTAAATATAACATACATGGAAAGACATGCTCCTTTTAAATTTTGACCATTACATATGCTGGATCAAGttggtgatttttttattggttAGTGCCTTAGTGGTTTTAAGTTGATTTGTTCTGCAGGCGGTCTTAATGTTGGTGGTAGTGCTGAATATACCATGAATGCTCACCAAAAAGAACAAATTCACGACAATATGACAAATTTAATGCAGCAGTCTCAGCAATTATCTGTAAGTTACTTTACTTGAACATTTGTTCACACCAGTGTTGTTAAAAACGCGCTCGGGGCGCGCCCAGGGCGCGGGTTGCCAGGGTCGAGTCCGGcttcgccccaacatgggtgagcCGAGCGAGATACGTGGGGCGCAGTGGGGGCGTTTGGGTCGACGAAGGGAGCGTGAATCCGTTTTTGTGTAAAGAGGGAGGAAgctgaaactttttttttattttattagtattttaatatggAGTCCTTCTTTTGATAAAACCTAGGCACCCACCGACTCTTTTTGCCTCTAATCATTTCAACTTTTTACTTTTCCTCTTTTTTatacttaatttattattattgccAACTTTTCATGTTTTCccaaaataacttaattataaaattcattaattaaatatcaaaACAAGTAAATAGACTATAATTCCTTCGATAATTATTTTCTACCCAATGTCAgattgaattttaaatattttttcttcctGTTATGTAAGTATaagtatttatatattagtgacttatatttaatcattattattactaatatataaataataactaATTTTgcgccccgattcgtgggtcCCTCGCCCCGGCGCCccatcgccccgcgacccggGGTCCAGCGTCATCGCCCCGGAtgacccgcgaccctaacaacactggttCACACATGACTCTGTGAGTGTGACCTAATGCTTGGATGCTTTTGATTTCCAGATGGGGAGGTCTTCTGGTTTTAATTTTGGTGGCTCATATTCATCACATCATCCTCAACAACATCGTGCTTCCTCAATAAATGGATCAGGGGTTTCCTATCTAACATCGGGCAACTCAGATCTTCATTTTCATGGTCCTGAGGTATGGAACAGCCTATGCTTGTTATTGCCTGAATTATTTGTGACTCAAtgcttttcttattttataatGCGATGAACATCATTTTCCAAGGGCCATATAATAAGTCTGGCAATCATTGCTTTGGGACTTATAATTGCTTGGGATCTTATGATAATCTTCTGTAACAGTATCAGCAATTTCAGCAGTCCCAATCTCGTTTCATAAATCCATTTAGAGATAAAGACATGAAAGCGACGCCGGGATCCCAAAGTGCACTGGATCAATATGGGATTGTTGGTCTGTTAAGCGTCATAAAAATGGTAAAGCCAGCTTTGAGCACTCTTGCTCTGGGACTTGATCTGACGACCCTAGGTTTAAATTTGAACTCATCTGAGACTCTTAACAAGAAATTTGCATCCCCGTGGTCCGATGAACCTGTCAGAGGAGAACCTGAGTTCAGTGTGCCGGAGTGCTATTATACTAAACAGACTCCTCCTTTAAAGGTGAGATTACTATGTTTTAGCTTCAATATGCAAGAATACTTGGTTTTATTACACTAATCAAGCTCCTCCACAACCGAAAGCAAGATTGTCTATTCTCTTTTTTTGTGCGAGCAGGGGGAAGAATATTATTTGTTACCATGCTCTCTAAGGGTGTTTTATTTGTATTTACAGCAAACCTATTTCGCAAGATTCCGTCCAGAAACATTATTTTACATCTTTTACAGGTACCGAGTTATCACTTTCTCAGACAATTCAATATTTGTAATGACTAATGATCACactaattatgtaattataaTTTCCTGTTATAGCATGCCAAAAGATGAGGCACAACTTTTTGCAGCAAACGAACTGTAAGTTTCTGTGTTCCTAATTCTTAGTCTCTCTTTTCAGCTTTTCTTCACACAGTACACATAAATTTAGAAGTGAAATTCCATTAATGGAAAGATAATAATGAATGTTTCGTTGATTTAATACTTATTTAGTGATGCTCCAACTTCCGTATAACAGAAGTGCTAGTCAAAAGCATTGTTGTGCAGTATAAAGTGCATCCACCACCAAGCATTCCATATCTGTACTAGTTCATCTTCATTATGATGTCTTCGCAAgttccataaaaaataaaataaatctatTAGCCCGCAGTTGTCCATTACAGTTGAAAATCACGTGGAGACGAGTGATAATTGATAAATATAGTTTGTTCAAAACTTCAAAGAATGGATTTACCTACTTGTATAAATATGAGTGAGCTTGCTGCTATTTTCTCTTTGCGATCTTATTCATGCTTTTGATTGCCTTAAGCTGTTAAGCGTATGTTTGACCTCTCAAGTTTGGATGTGGTTTTCCATGGGAGATAGGGATTAGGTACATGCCATCCCCTGAACCATTAATGGGCTGGACACTCAAATACTTTCCATTTTTGTCCTATCTAACCACCCCCTAGCAAATAAGTCCCTTTGTAACATTGACTTGATTGCCAATTTTCCAGTAAGTCATTATATTGTAtcacttttttttgtttcttttgttcgctgcattattttttcttaaagATGTAATGCTTTTATTGTTTTGTACCTTCAAGTAATAACTCAAACTATATGATATTTTCCCAACATTCAAGATGTTCCCTAAAATGTCCGTTTAACTTTATCATTCTGGTGCCTAACATCTAGACAGTGACACAAATGTTTCAGAGTTGCAGTATTTCAAAATGTGCAAAATTTATGTGTCGTCGGCATATTTTTGTGTTATTATTGTCTAAACATGAATCAGCATATTTCTTTGTTATTAGTGTCTGACCATTAGGTGCTAAAATGTTTTTAAACATTGGGATGTTTTTGGATTATCTTTAAACATCGGACGAAAGATACGTTTTCCCAAATATTTACTATAAACTCTGACAATTTATTTCTAATAAAAATGATACTGGTTTGTATCTAAAAACCAAGTatgatttgaattatttaaaatttttattatgttatattttttcttaaatgaTTGATTGATTACTTGTGTATCAtacagaaataaaaaaaatctttatagatttattgtaaattattatattatgtgttatatattaataatatgtaTTCTATGCACTTTCTTGTAAACATATATAAATTCATAGTCATTCATTgtcttttattctttttatgCATGCATATTTCCTATAGTTGTAAATTATTGGCATTTTAATTGTTTGACACATCAAAAACATGTCAATTCTTTAACTATATTATACGAAATCCATAATGGTAAGAAAGTAGAAAAGTAAATGAAATAACAGCCCACTTAACGGCTGGTAAGTTAATTGTTATGGAGGGGCCTCGTTTGCTTATAGTTCAAGACATGGAAGGGTTACGTTTAACCTTGTGAGATAGCTCTGGGCTGTATGTAGTTATGTACCTTGCCTTTTTTAGATACCTGTTTTCTTTTTAGAAACAATAAGAACTATTGGAAAACCGGGGGTTGGTTCTATTAACAAGATATTGTTGATGAATCATATCTGAACGCCACGTCTTTACAATTTTGTTGTTGCAGGTACAACAGAGGATGGTTTTTCCACAAAGATCTGAGGCTCTGGTTTACGCGGGTGAAGAATATGGAACCTC is a window of Salvia splendens isolate huo1 chromosome 3, SspV2, whole genome shotgun sequence DNA encoding:
- the LOC121796315 gene encoding probable NOT transcription complex subunit VIP2 isoform X1, with translation MSGVLSSGLNGSNSNIPDNAGRAFATSFSAQSGSSGAALNQSGAGNLQGLHNIHNSFSLSNMPGPYASRNSGNIGGLPNGVQQAPGSVSNGRYGINSLPNAISQLSLGSSHGHSGLNNTGGPGVLPNMGNTGRIANTIGGLVGGGNASRGSSSTGVGNIPGLASRLNLTAPQVVSMLGNSYSGAGVPLSQNQFQAGNNSFSFMALLNESNAHDNATFDVNDFPQLSGRPPSAGGSHGQIGMMQKHNIGFGQQNQEFSIQNEDFPALPGYKGGLNVGGSAEYTMNAHQKEQIHDNMTNLMQQSQQLSMGRSSGFNFGGSYSSHHPQQHRASSINGSGVSYLTSGNSDLHFHGPEYQQFQQSQSRFINPFRDKDMKATPGSQSALDQYGIVGLLSVIKMVKPALSTLALGLDLTTLGLNLNSSETLNKKFASPWSDEPVRGEPEFSVPECYYTKQTPPLKGEEYYLLPCSLRVFYLYLQQTYFARFRPETLFYIFYSMPKDEAQLFAANELYNRGWFFHKDLRLWFTRVKNMEPLVKTNSYERGYYFCFDPNLWQTARKDNFVLQYEMVEKRPALPQQ
- the LOC121796315 gene encoding probable NOT transcription complex subunit VIP2 isoform X4; the protein is MSGVLSSGLNGSNSNIPDNAGRAFATSFSAQSGSSGAALNQSGGNLQGLHNIHNSFSLSNMPGPYASRNSGNIGGLPNGVQQAPGSVSNGRYGINSLPNAISQLSLGSSHGHSGLNNTGGPGVLPNMGNTGRIANTIGGLVGGGNASRGSSSTGVGNIPGLASRLNLTAPQVVSMLGNSYSGAGVPLSQNQFQAGNNSFSFMALLNESNAHDNATFDVNDFPQLSGRPPSAGGSHGQIGMMQKHNIGFGQQNQEFSIQNEDFPALPGYKGGLNVGGSAEYTMNAHQKEQIHDNMTNLMQQSQQLSMGRSSGFNFGGSYSSHHPQQHRASSINGSGVSYLTSGNSDLHFHGPEYQQFQQSQSRFINPFRDKDMKATPGSQSALDQYGIVGLLSVIKMVKPALSTLALGLDLTTLGLNLNSSETLNKKFASPWSDEPVRGEPEFSVPECYYTKQTPPLKQTYFARFRPETLFYIFYSMPKDEAQLFAANELYNRGWFFHKDLRLWFTRVKNMEPLVKTNSYERGYYFCFDPNLWQTARKDNFVLQYEMVEKRPALPQQ
- the LOC121796315 gene encoding probable NOT transcription complex subunit VIP2 isoform X3, whose amino-acid sequence is MSGVLSSGLNGSNSNIPDNAGRAFATSFSAQSGSSGAALNQSGAGNLQGLHNIHNSFSLSNMPGPYASRNSGNIGGLPNGVQQAPGSVSNGRYGINSLPNAISQLSLGSSHGHSGLNNTGGPGVLPNMGNTGRIANTIGGLVGGGNASRGSSSTGVGNIPGLASRLNLTAPQVVSMLGNSYSGAGVPLSQNQFQAGNNSFSFMALLNESNAHDNATFDVNDFPQLSGRPPSAGGSHGQIGMMQKHNIGFGQQNQEFSIQNEDFPALPGYKGGLNVGGSAEYTMNAHQKEQIHDNMTNLMQQSQQLSMGRSSGFNFGGSYSSHHPQQHRASSINGSGVSYLTSGNSDLHFHGPEYQQFQQSQSRFINPFRDKDMKATPGSQSALDQYGIVGLLSVIKMVKPALSTLALGLDLTTLGLNLNSSETLNKKFASPWSDEPVRGEPEFSVPECYYTKQTPPLKQTYFARFRPETLFYIFYSMPKDEAQLFAANELYNRGWFFHKDLRLWFTRVKNMEPLVKTNSYERGYYFCFDPNLWQTARKDNFVLQYEMVEKRPALPQQ
- the LOC121796315 gene encoding probable NOT transcription complex subunit VIP2 isoform X2, translating into MSGVLSSGLNGSNSNIPDNAGRAFATSFSAQSGSSGAALNQSGGNLQGLHNIHNSFSLSNMPGPYASRNSGNIGGLPNGVQQAPGSVSNGRYGINSLPNAISQLSLGSSHGHSGLNNTGGPGVLPNMGNTGRIANTIGGLVGGGNASRGSSSTGVGNIPGLASRLNLTAPQVVSMLGNSYSGAGVPLSQNQFQAGNNSFSFMALLNESNAHDNATFDVNDFPQLSGRPPSAGGSHGQIGMMQKHNIGFGQQNQEFSIQNEDFPALPGYKGGLNVGGSAEYTMNAHQKEQIHDNMTNLMQQSQQLSMGRSSGFNFGGSYSSHHPQQHRASSINGSGVSYLTSGNSDLHFHGPEYQQFQQSQSRFINPFRDKDMKATPGSQSALDQYGIVGLLSVIKMVKPALSTLALGLDLTTLGLNLNSSETLNKKFASPWSDEPVRGEPEFSVPECYYTKQTPPLKGEEYYLLPCSLRVFYLYLQQTYFARFRPETLFYIFYSMPKDEAQLFAANELYNRGWFFHKDLRLWFTRVKNMEPLVKTNSYERGYYFCFDPNLWQTARKDNFVLQYEMVEKRPALPQQ